The nucleotide window TGCAGGAGTTGATCCAGGACTACACGAAAGACCTGAAGCCAGAAGATTATTTGTTTCCCAGTACTAAAGGCGGTCATTTAGAAGTCAATACGGTCTATCAGATGTTTCAAAAGGTCGCCGCATTATTAGATCGGGACGATATTGGCACGCACACGCTGCGCAAGACATTTGGTTACCACTATTACAAGAAAACCAAAGACGTGGCTACACTCATGGAAATATTCGGTCACAGCAGCGAAAAAATCACCAAACGCTATATCGGGATCAATGAAGATGAAATCAGTGAGACATTGTTGAACTTCCGTTTAGGTTTCTAACTTTAAGACAATATTTTCAAGAATTCATTGTTTTTTGATATCTAGATAAATTCACGAAAAAAGTATCTAAGATAGCATAGATATCTTAGATACTTTGATTATTTCCAAAATTTCCACCACTTCTTTTGTTTGGATTGGTCGGGTTCTATTTCAGAGTCAGAGG belongs to Carnobacterium divergens and includes:
- a CDS encoding tyrosine-type recombinase/integrase; its protein translation is MSYNVQPLRTQQEINDFLFCLRRNKNAERDVFLFLIGINSGLRMSDIVKLKKKDVISSKNPRIVEQKTGKTRILYLSSLQELIQDYTKDLKPEDYLFPSTKGGHLEVNTVYQMFQKVAALLDRDDIGTHTLRKTFGYHYYKKTKDVATLMEIFGHSSEKITKRYIGINEDEISETLLNFRLGF